One region of Epilithonimonas zeae genomic DNA includes:
- a CDS encoding Ig-like domain-containing protein, translating into MKKHYTLFFVLLFANFFFAQTELVRWTKNDLTPTTGSNVIAQNITTAGGVSVAPTSWSETFFLISGLPSSSTIDTSKYIQFTINPSNNYKINLGNLNLTFRNQGGTSKFEIRYSTNSDFSNSQTLLSRSVNGGSWQTISQSFNNLLLASGKTLYVRFYIYDTYNNFHLSYTPNGGTGAGPNFTGTVSVDTPTVPTANNDSYTAYKNNEAVLDILSNDVSTTTINGITITQQPAHGTITVNGTTNVTYKPTTGYTGTDTFKYKISNTTGLSNEATVSLTVANNVDKALTRWNNSNYTPSVYNSQVVVGNMTSTVTQSYVQNISLSGYNAFQTNGWPDKNVETIDKSKYIQFTISPKNGYKLNLSEFNFLCLTQGGDAKIKIDYSLNSSFTTAFNVLPETTVTNTLKEISLKNFSKPIATDGQVLYLRVYVYNTWNAFQILLKNGDNVGPAFIGNVEFSSTAPIAYDDSVTNIVNNDIDINVLINDDYSNKINTLIYTQPSHGTTSLNADKSINYIPSKDYVGADSFSYYITNEYGVSNTATVSINNNVNTTSPLIRWDQNNFTATAFQSFINSTTMTTTGGMTVAVGGETNPKAYYLESNGNSTTINTNRYAQFILDNVSPNKTIEPKTFSYVAKGTNGATYELRYSKSADFSDYSVLKTGTVTNAYTLNTSNFADGLKVGPNEKLYIRLYFYNTSYMQYVFQYLPGGSGPEIGGIYYNYIFASNDTIWQNASNPHWSNGVPTATKNAIIDTNYDTTVYGNFESQNLTINAGGTLTVKTGGFITVNGQIANNNTATNSFTVEHDANLLQVGNASNVGNVTVKKSAIIPKMGYNYWSTPVIGQNLYQFSDGYNQASTTGTGTPWNRFYVYNEANDYFVTTIANDITLNSSSVFQPARGYAIRGKNSFPETVTVTSPTSKFEFVGTPQNGDVATYNLKYTNAQHGYNMVGNPYPSNISFDEFFAENSSKIYGIGYFWTNNDGQIISQQSSNYSGNNYAIATVVGGTSATYYGSNNGKPNGNISVGQGFIIQAKPAGKNQPLVFKNSMRNSDIANYYNKTAVQKNRFWLEFKSPTDINNEILIGYINNATNGFDSDYDADLLAIGNDSFWSVLDSHKLAIQAKDSNFNTEDVAKLGFKASVSGNYTISLTDRDGIFNTNQAVYLKDKYLNKVINITDNGYVFNTNAGQYEDRFEVVYKSLETLGTDNTAKKGIIISKDTQNFIVKSDDNIDEVSLYDSVGRLLYNTKNAKKEVLINKTNLPEGMYIIKVNSRNTTMTKKVLK; encoded by the coding sequence ATGAAAAAACACTACACTTTATTCTTTGTACTACTCTTTGCGAATTTCTTTTTTGCACAAACGGAACTAGTAAGATGGACTAAAAATGATCTTACGCCAACAACCGGAAGCAATGTTATTGCACAAAATATAACAACTGCTGGAGGGGTATCCGTAGCTCCAACTTCTTGGAGTGAGACATTTTTCTTGATATCAGGATTACCTTCATCCAGTACAATTGATACTAGTAAATATATTCAATTTACTATAAATCCAAGCAATAATTATAAAATTAATTTAGGAAATTTAAACCTCACATTCAGAAATCAAGGTGGAACATCAAAATTTGAAATCAGATATTCTACGAATTCAGATTTTTCTAATTCACAAACTCTGTTGTCACGAAGTGTAAATGGAGGTAGCTGGCAGACTATATCACAGAGTTTTAATAATCTTTTGTTGGCTTCCGGGAAGACACTTTATGTACGTTTTTACATTTACGATACTTACAATAATTTCCATTTATCTTACACTCCAAACGGAGGAACAGGAGCCGGACCTAATTTTACAGGAACTGTTTCTGTAGATACTCCAACGGTTCCAACAGCTAATAACGACAGCTATACTGCTTATAAAAATAATGAAGCGGTACTGGATATTTTAAGTAATGATGTTTCTACTACAACTATTAATGGAATTACAATAACGCAACAGCCAGCACACGGGACAATAACTGTGAATGGAACTACCAATGTAACTTATAAACCAACAACAGGTTATACAGGAACAGATACTTTCAAATATAAAATCAGCAATACGACTGGTTTATCCAATGAAGCTACCGTTAGTCTTACAGTTGCCAACAATGTTGATAAAGCTTTAACCAGATGGAATAATTCTAACTATACGCCAAGCGTTTATAATTCGCAGGTTGTTGTTGGTAATATGACTTCTACGGTGACTCAATCCTATGTTCAAAATATCAGTTTGAGTGGATACAATGCTTTTCAGACCAATGGTTGGCCAGACAAAAATGTTGAAACTATTGATAAATCAAAGTATATTCAGTTTACAATCAGTCCAAAAAATGGATATAAGCTGAATCTTTCTGAGTTTAATTTCCTTTGTTTAACACAAGGTGGAGATGCAAAAATCAAAATTGATTATTCTCTTAACAGCAGCTTTACGACAGCTTTCAATGTATTGCCGGAAACTACTGTTACAAATACTCTAAAAGAAATATCTTTAAAAAATTTCTCAAAACCAATTGCAACAGACGGACAGGTTTTATATCTGAGAGTTTACGTTTATAATACTTGGAATGCTTTCCAGATTCTGTTGAAAAACGGAGACAATGTTGGCCCTGCATTTATCGGAAATGTGGAATTCAGTTCAACTGCTCCTATTGCTTATGACGATTCTGTAACTAACATTGTAAATAATGATATCGATATCAATGTATTAATTAATGACGATTATAGTAATAAAATCAATACGTTAATATATACACAGCCGTCACACGGTACAACGTCACTTAATGCGGATAAAAGCATCAATTATATTCCTTCAAAGGATTATGTTGGAGCAGATTCTTTCTCATACTACATTACCAACGAGTATGGTGTTTCCAACACGGCAACAGTAAGTATTAATAACAATGTGAATACAACTTCGCCACTTATCCGTTGGGATCAGAATAACTTTACAGCTACTGCTTTTCAGTCTTTCATCAATTCTACAACAATGACGACAACTGGCGGAATGACAGTAGCCGTTGGAGGAGAAACCAACCCTAAGGCTTATTATCTGGAAAGTAATGGTAATTCTACAACGATCAATACAAATAGATACGCACAGTTTATTTTGGATAATGTGAGTCCGAATAAAACAATTGAACCAAAAACATTCAGCTATGTTGCTAAAGGTACAAATGGTGCTACTTATGAATTGAGATATTCTAAGAGTGCGGATTTTTCTGATTATTCAGTGCTTAAAACTGGCACAGTTACAAATGCATATACTTTGAATACTTCTAATTTTGCTGATGGATTGAAAGTTGGACCTAACGAGAAACTGTATATCAGATTATATTTCTATAATACAAGTTATATGCAGTATGTTTTCCAATATCTTCCTGGTGGTTCAGGTCCTGAGATTGGAGGTATATACTACAATTATATATTTGCATCTAACGATACAATCTGGCAAAACGCCTCCAACCCGCATTGGAGTAACGGTGTACCAACAGCAACCAAAAATGCTATTATTGATACCAATTATGATACAACAGTTTACGGAAACTTTGAAAGTCAAAATTTAACAATCAACGCTGGAGGAACATTGACGGTTAAAACAGGAGGATTTATCACAGTTAATGGTCAGATTGCAAATAATAATACTGCAACTAACTCATTCACTGTAGAGCACGATGCTAATCTTTTACAAGTAGGTAATGCTTCAAATGTAGGAAATGTAACTGTTAAAAAATCAGCGATTATTCCAAAAATGGGATATAATTATTGGTCAACACCTGTAATTGGTCAGAATCTTTACCAGTTTTCAGATGGTTACAACCAAGCTTCAACAACAGGAACTGGAACACCTTGGAACAGATTTTATGTTTATAATGAAGCTAATGACTATTTCGTAACAACTATTGCTAACGATATTACACTGAATTCTTCATCTGTATTTCAGCCAGCAAGAGGATATGCGATTAGAGGAAAAAACAGTTTCCCGGAAACTGTAACGGTAACTTCTCCAACTTCTAAATTCGAGTTTGTAGGAACGCCTCAAAACGGAGATGTAGCAACTTATAATTTGAAATATACCAATGCACAACACGGTTACAATATGGTTGGAAATCCTTATCCTTCTAATATTAGTTTTGATGAGTTCTTTGCAGAAAATAGCTCTAAGATTTATGGTATCGGATATTTCTGGACCAACAATGATGGACAAATCATCTCTCAACAAAGCAGTAATTACAGTGGTAACAATTATGCGATTGCTACAGTAGTTGGAGGAACATCCGCAACATATTATGGATCGAATAACGGAAAACCAAATGGTAATATTTCTGTAGGTCAAGGATTTATCATTCAAGCAAAGCCAGCTGGTAAAAACCAACCTTTGGTATTCAAAAATTCGATGAGAAATTCTGATATTGCCAATTACTACAATAAAACAGCTGTTCAGAAAAACAGATTTTGGTTAGAGTTCAAATCGCCAACAGATATTAACAACGAGATTTTGATTGGATATATCAATAATGCAACCAATGGTTTTGATAGCGATTATGATGCAGATCTTTTAGCAATCGGAAACGATTCTTTCTGGAGTGTATTAGACAGCCACAAGTTAGCAATCCAGGCAAAGGATTCTAATTTCAATACAGAAGATGTTGCAAAATTAGGTTTCAAAGCCTCTGTATCTGGAAATTATACGATTTCATTAACAGACAGAGATGGGATTTTCAACACAAATCAAGCGGTTTATTTGAAAGATAAATATCTGAATAAAGTCATCAACATTACAGATAACGGATACGTTTTCAATACCAATGCTGGACAATACGAAGATAGATTTGAAGTGGTTTACAAATCTTTGGAAACATTAGGAACAGATAATACAGCCAAAAAAGGAATCATCATTTCAAAAGATACTCAGAATTTTATCGTGAAGTCGGATGATAATATAGACGAAGTAAGTCTTTATGATTCTGTTGGAAGATTATTATATAACACAAAAAATGCAAAGAAAGAAGTTTTAATTAATAAGACAAACCTTCCAGAAGGGATGTACATTATAAAAGTGAATTCTAGAAATACAACGATGACCAAAAAAGTTTTAAAATAA
- a CDS encoding LuxR C-terminal-related transcriptional regulator, which produces MNFNFTRYFLGFFILFSIFFSAKNLNLNSIEEEIIKNNREGKHQLSQKKLSDILLSGDLTNEEQANILFLMATTYRSVNDYMMCIDYLNKSSVIAQQLPEDNLLRMKLDYEYAFVYFDNNQYDKSEEVMKRIAAKKYLNSYPEDNSYILMQEGYLFLIKKQYNEAEKKYYDALKIMQAANSCNLPIVYAKLMNLYSKKKNIAKAEEIYDVSMQTSDSCNILKYKIFTASEMEKIYKENNLFGKAYLIGSELDSLRRLENQEVKISEMHIIDKAYTEKEQLIKEQSDIWKRTVILSIIILIAILAVIYFYKKNRKIKRDKLMMRDELEQMKQELDSYSQNSENLEDSKRYFFLSSDELTDRQKELLIHLADGLSNKEIAEKLFISENTVKYHTKNIYTILDIKDRKDFFQKLRNN; this is translated from the coding sequence ATGAATTTTAATTTTACAAGGTATTTCTTAGGCTTTTTTATACTATTCTCTATATTTTTCTCTGCTAAAAACCTCAACCTCAATTCCATTGAGGAAGAAATCATTAAGAATAATAGAGAAGGAAAACATCAGCTTTCACAAAAAAAGCTTTCTGATATTCTATTGTCAGGAGACCTTACAAACGAAGAACAGGCTAATATCTTGTTTCTTATGGCAACAACCTACCGAAGTGTCAACGATTATATGATGTGCATAGACTATCTTAACAAGTCGAGTGTAATTGCCCAACAACTACCGGAAGATAATCTTTTACGCATGAAGCTTGATTACGAGTATGCTTTTGTGTATTTTGATAATAATCAATATGATAAGTCTGAGGAAGTGATGAAGAGAATTGCAGCTAAAAAATACCTCAATTCTTATCCTGAAGATAATTCTTATATCCTAATGCAGGAAGGTTATCTTTTCCTGATCAAAAAACAATATAACGAAGCGGAGAAAAAATATTATGATGCGCTGAAAATTATGCAGGCTGCCAACTCTTGCAATCTTCCTATTGTTTATGCAAAACTGATGAATCTGTACAGCAAGAAAAAAAACATTGCCAAAGCAGAAGAAATTTATGATGTCAGCATGCAAACTTCGGATAGCTGTAATATATTGAAATACAAAATCTTCACTGCTTCCGAAATGGAAAAGATCTATAAAGAAAATAATCTTTTTGGAAAAGCGTACCTGATTGGCTCGGAACTTGATTCACTCCGGAGACTAGAGAATCAGGAAGTCAAGATTTCTGAGATGCATATTATTGATAAAGCTTATACAGAAAAAGAGCAACTCATAAAAGAGCAATCTGATATCTGGAAAAGAACCGTTATTTTGAGTATTATCATTTTAATTGCTATTCTGGCTGTAATCTATTTTTATAAAAAGAATAGAAAGATCAAAAGAGATAAATTGATGATGAGAGATGAGTTGGAACAAATGAAACAGGAACTCGATTCTTATTCTCAAAATTCAGAAAATCTAGAGGACTCAAAAAGGTATTTTTTCTTAAGTTCGGATGAATTAACAGATCGTCAAAAAGAACTTTTAATCCATCTCGCGGATGGCTTATCAAATAAAGAAATCGCAGAAAAATTATTTATAAGTGAAAATACTGTAAAGTATCATACTAAAAATATTTACACCATTTTGGATATCAAAGATCGCAAGGATTTCTTCCAGAAGTTGAGAAATAATTAA
- a CDS encoding pyridoxal phosphate-dependent aminotransferase, giving the protein MSKISDRLNRLSYSQTFVMSNKARDMKAAGIDVISLTLGEPDFDVPQKIKQAAFNAINENYSHYSPVPGFLELRQAISAKLKRDNNLDYKPSQICVANGAKQSIINVLSAIVNDGDEVILPAPYWVSYDEMVKLVGGTSVFIETSIDTEFKITAEQLEKAITPKTKALLYSSPCNPSGSFYARKELEAIANVVAKYPHVTIISDEIYEFINYEGEHVSIASFPQVYEQTAVINGMSKAFAMTGWRIGYSACPEWLASACDKVQGQMTSGANTVAQRASITALQMDPSELQYMISEFHKRRDLVFDLMKDIKGFKCNLPKSAFYFFPDISYFIGKNLNGTEIKDSDDFAMFLLENAHVGCVGGVSFGSPECIRFSYAASEAELREAMRRIKDCVEQF; this is encoded by the coding sequence ATGAGTAAAATTTCGGATAGACTGAATAGACTGAGTTATTCTCAGACTTTCGTGATGAGCAACAAAGCACGCGATATGAAGGCGGCAGGAATTGATGTAATAAGTTTGACTTTGGGAGAGCCAGACTTTGATGTTCCTCAAAAAATTAAACAAGCAGCCTTTAATGCTATTAATGAAAATTATAGTCACTACTCACCTGTTCCGGGATTTTTAGAACTGAGACAAGCTATTTCTGCAAAGCTTAAAAGAGATAATAATCTTGACTATAAGCCTTCTCAAATTTGCGTTGCAAATGGAGCAAAGCAGTCTATCATCAATGTTTTATCGGCAATTGTGAATGATGGCGATGAAGTTATCCTTCCTGCTCCATATTGGGTAAGTTATGACGAGATGGTAAAATTGGTTGGCGGAACTTCGGTATTTATTGAAACTTCTATTGATACTGAATTCAAAATTACAGCTGAGCAATTAGAAAAAGCGATAACTCCTAAAACCAAAGCTTTGCTTTACAGCTCACCTTGTAATCCATCGGGAAGTTTCTATGCAAGAAAAGAATTGGAAGCAATTGCTAATGTTGTAGCCAAATATCCGCATGTGACAATCATTTCTGACGAGATTTATGAATTTATCAATTATGAAGGAGAGCACGTTTCTATTGCTAGTTTCCCTCAGGTTTATGAGCAAACAGCCGTAATCAATGGGATGAGTAAAGCTTTTGCTATGACGGGATGGAGAATTGGATATTCTGCTTGTCCAGAGTGGTTGGCAAGTGCTTGTGACAAAGTTCAAGGTCAAATGACAAGTGGCGCTAATACAGTTGCACAGAGAGCCTCTATCACTGCTTTACAAATGGATCCGTCGGAGTTGCAATATATGATTTCGGAATTCCATAAAAGACGTGATTTAGTTTTTGATTTGATGAAAGATATCAAAGGTTTCAAATGTAATCTTCCAAAAAGTGCATTCTACTTTTTCCCAGACATCTCTTATTTCATCGGAAAGAATCTGAACGGGACTGAGATTAAGGATTCAGATGATTTCGCAATGTTCTTATTAGAAAATGCACACGTTGGTTGCGTGGGTGGTGTAAGCTTCGGAAGTCCTGAATGTATCAGGTTCTCTTATGCAGCATCAGAAGCAGAATTGAGAGAAGCAATGAGAAGAATTAAAGATTGTGTAGAACAGTTTTAG
- a CDS encoding peroxiredoxin, whose translation MSLVGKLFPNVAIDAMSEMGDDLKINVFEEALNNQQKVILFWYPKDFTFVCPTELHAFQEALPEFQKRNTIVIGASCDTNEVHFAWLNTPKDNGGIEGVTYPILADTHRQLANILGIVDQDLDYDEEGNEVYTGSNVTYRATYLIDETGKVFHESVNDMPLGRNVKEYLRLIDAYAHVQKHGEVCPANWEEGKEAMNANRTGVAEYFSKN comes from the coding sequence ATGTCATTAGTAGGTAAATTATTCCCAAATGTTGCGATTGATGCAATGAGCGAAATGGGTGACGATCTTAAGATCAATGTTTTTGAAGAAGCTTTAAACAATCAGCAAAAAGTTATTTTGTTCTGGTATCCAAAAGATTTCACTTTTGTTTGCCCTACAGAATTGCACGCGTTTCAGGAAGCTTTACCAGAATTTCAAAAAAGAAATACAATTGTAATTGGTGCTTCTTGTGACACAAACGAGGTTCACTTCGCTTGGTTGAACACGCCAAAAGACAATGGTGGAATCGAAGGTGTAACTTATCCAATCCTTGCTGATACGCACAGACAATTGGCAAACATCCTTGGGATTGTAGATCAGGATTTGGATTACGATGAAGAAGGAAACGAGGTTTACACAGGTTCTAACGTAACTTACAGAGCAACTTATTTGATTGATGAGACTGGAAAAGTTTTCCATGAGTCTGTAAACGATATGCCTCTTGGAAGAAACGTGAAAGAATATCTTCGTCTAATTGATGCTTATGCTCACGTTCAAAAGCACGGAGAAGTTTGTCCTGCAAACTGGGAAGAAGGTAAAGAAGCGATGAACGCTAACAGAACTGGCGTAGCAGAATACTTCAGTAAAAACTAA
- a CDS encoding thioredoxin family protein, producing the protein MYIELTGDTLQQIIQENDKVMVQYGATWCGNCRIMKPKFKKLAAENEDIPFYYVDAEKLPESRKLATVDNLPTFAAFEGGTLKNQVQTNQAESLNNLFSELKD; encoded by the coding sequence ATGTACATAGAACTTACTGGAGACACATTACAGCAAATCATTCAGGAGAATGACAAAGTAATGGTTCAATACGGCGCAACTTGGTGTGGGAACTGCAGAATTATGAAACCAAAGTTCAAAAAACTGGCTGCAGAAAACGAAGATATCCCTTTTTATTATGTGGATGCAGAAAAGTTACCTGAAAGTAGAAAATTAGCAACAGTTGATAATCTACCGACTTTTGCAGCGTTTGAAGGTGGTACTTTGAAAAATCAGGTTCAGACCAATCAGGCTGAAAGTCTTAACAATCTTTTCAGCGAATTAAAAGATTAA
- a CDS encoding DUF6952 family protein gives MKLPIIRQFYQNQTPENLEATLEVLESFCEFRNVSEEDMNVAGELITNICGALEVHANVNNGMSEKDALNSFAQKVMGSIDK, from the coding sequence ATGAAATTACCAATCATAAGACAGTTTTATCAGAATCAAACACCGGAAAATCTGGAAGCGACTTTGGAAGTTTTAGAAAGCTTCTGTGAGTTCCGAAATGTTTCTGAAGAAGATATGAATGTTGCCGGCGAACTCATTACGAACATTTGCGGCGCTCTAGAAGTACACGCCAATGTCAATAACGGAATGAGCGAAAAGGACGCATTGAATTCATTTGCTCAAAAAGTTATGGGTTCTATCGACAAATAA